In Ectothiorhodospiraceae bacterium 2226, a single window of DNA contains:
- a CDS encoding SHOCT domain-containing protein codes for MLVLMVVVALAWAGGMHRDGHWQAETSAQEAPKAAFELLDERDARGDISREEYLQKREDLLRERQ; via the coding sequence ATGCTTGTGCTCATGGTGGTGGTCGCCCTTGCGTGGGCGGGCGGCATGCATCGGGACGGTCATTGGCAGGCAGAGACGTCGGCACAGGAGGCGCCCAAGGCCGCGTTCGAGTTGCTGGACGAGCGCGATGCGCGCGGCGACATATCGCGCGAGGAGTACCTGCAGAAGCGGGAAGATCTCCTAAGGGAGCGCCAGTGA
- a CDS encoding SHOCT domain-containing protein yields the protein MGYDGWGFGMHALWWLFWVVLIVGVIFALLQGSGRREARRETPYEILQRRYAEGEISKDEYEERKRTLGHDG from the coding sequence ATGGGTTACGACGGTTGGGGCTTCGGCATGCACGCGCTGTGGTGGTTGTTTTGGGTCGTGCTAATCGTGGGGGTGATCTTTGCGCTACTGCAAGGTTCCGGACGCCGCGAGGCACGGCGCGAAACCCCGTACGAAATTCTGCAGCGGCGGTATGCCGAGGGCGAGATCTCGAAGGATGAGTATGAGGAGCGCAAGCGCACCTTAGGCCACGACGGCTGA
- a CDS encoding thioredoxin family protein has product MDVKVIATRTCTHRPNLERELRDLDIDYELVIVEERPEVIQQYAIRHSPNLVLDDQVVFRNQPSEGELRSFFAKRKP; this is encoded by the coding sequence ATGGACGTCAAAGTGATCGCAACGCGCACATGCACGCACCGGCCCAATCTTGAGCGGGAGCTGCGTGACCTGGATATCGACTACGAGTTGGTCATCGTGGAGGAGCGCCCGGAGGTCATACAGCAGTATGCCATACGGCACTCGCCCAACCTGGTGCTCGACGATCAGGTCGTGTTTCGGAACCAGCCGAGCGAGGGCGAGTTGCGCAGCTTCTTCGCGAAGCGCAAGCCATGA
- a CDS encoding cytochrome c, which translates to MRAVKRGRLALGLAGALLLAACGDDEPVAWDQRPVPPRDFPEERVELGRTLFQQHCATCHGAGAEGDPNWRYRDEQGMFPPPPLNGTAHAWHHPWSELRDIIQHGSRPGEGRMPAWNDVLSEEEIDSIIMWFITLWPDEVYAAWHEIDQRARARGETGRRH; encoded by the coding sequence ATGAGAGCAGTGAAACGCGGGCGCCTCGCGCTCGGCTTGGCGGGCGCGCTGCTGCTCGCCGCCTGCGGCGACGACGAGCCGGTGGCGTGGGACCAGCGGCCGGTGCCACCGCGCGATTTTCCCGAGGAACGCGTGGAACTCGGGCGCACACTGTTTCAGCAACACTGCGCCACTTGCCACGGTGCCGGCGCCGAGGGTGATCCGAACTGGCGATATCGCGATGAGCAGGGCATGTTCCCGCCCCCGCCGCTGAACGGCACGGCGCACGCCTGGCATCACCCCTGGAGCGAGCTGCGCGACATCATCCAGCACGGCAGCCGCCCCGGTGAGGGGCGCATGCCCGCCTGGAATGACGTGCTGAGCGAGGAGGAGATCGACAGCATCATTATGTGGTTCATTACCTTATGGCCGGACGAGGTGTACGCGGCCTGGCACGAAATCGATCAGCGCGCACGCGCGCGCGGGGAAACCGGGAGACGACATTGA
- a CDS encoding multicopper oxidase domain-containing protein, whose protein sequence is MKDSDKTPRRPVADATPKSNLASTPESTGGAANADRRRFLRSAAATAGGVLAASTGLAHAQTDPHAGHGAAPAVPGAPTTPGVPGAPAAPGHAHEGGRGSMMFMPDHDMRGAHTQPPGAPPDDAVDYREFDMTFDLIEHEILPGVKMPAFAFNNQVPGPVFRVQENDWIKVNVVNKTEEMHTIHWHGVDLIYTMDGVPMATQDPIHPEEVFTYRFQARPHGTRFYHCHFGTPLHLMAGLHGAFIIDSPNDPIRRDFPYTRDYTLVLEAFDVNFAREHMNEVLRGMKRVNALMAQRRLSHVTHGFFRNYEEFLKSIEDGWRPPYTRGMAEVPEVKPRFFAINGKAFPATMEQGHLKIRQGEYIRIRLINGGFGTHHMHLHGHQFWVVAEDGNPLPYYKRCNTIPVTPGKTFDLIVYGDNPGFWDFHDHNELQATNNMVYPGGMITMLEYEDMGEPPYVPSISINQ, encoded by the coding sequence ATGAAAGACAGCGACAAGACCCCGCGGCGGCCGGTGGCCGACGCGACCCCCAAGTCGAACCTTGCGTCGACCCCTGAGTCGACAGGTGGGGCGGCGAACGCCGACCGGCGCCGCTTCCTGCGTAGCGCCGCCGCGACCGCGGGCGGCGTGCTCGCGGCCAGCACCGGCCTCGCGCACGCCCAGACGGACCCGCACGCGGGCCACGGTGCGGCGCCTGCCGTCCCCGGTGCGCCCACCACCCCCGGTGTGCCCGGCGCGCCGGCCGCGCCCGGCCATGCCCACGAGGGCGGGCGTGGCTCCATGATGTTCATGCCCGACCACGACATGCGCGGCGCGCACACCCAGCCGCCAGGCGCACCGCCGGACGACGCGGTGGACTACCGCGAGTTCGACATGACCTTCGACCTCATCGAGCACGAGATCCTGCCGGGCGTGAAAATGCCGGCCTTCGCCTTCAATAATCAGGTGCCGGGGCCGGTGTTCCGCGTGCAGGAGAACGACTGGATCAAGGTCAACGTGGTCAACAAGACCGAGGAGATGCACACCATCCACTGGCACGGTGTGGACCTCATCTACACCATGGACGGCGTGCCCATGGCGACCCAGGACCCGATCCACCCGGAGGAGGTGTTCACCTACCGCTTCCAGGCGCGCCCGCACGGCACGCGCTTCTACCACTGCCACTTCGGCACGCCGCTGCATCTGATGGCCGGCCTGCACGGGGCGTTCATCATCGACTCGCCCAATGACCCGATCCGGCGGGACTTCCCCTACACGCGCGACTACACGCTGGTGCTGGAGGCCTTCGACGTGAACTTCGCGCGCGAGCACATGAACGAGGTGCTGCGCGGCATGAAGCGGGTGAACGCGCTGATGGCGCAGCGGCGCTTGTCGCACGTCACGCACGGCTTCTTCCGCAATTACGAAGAGTTTCTGAAGTCGATCGAGGACGGCTGGCGCCCGCCCTACACGCGCGGCATGGCTGAGGTGCCGGAGGTCAAACCGCGCTTCTTCGCCATCAACGGCAAGGCCTTTCCCGCCACCATGGAGCAGGGGCATCTGAAGATCCGCCAGGGCGAGTACATCCGCATCCGCCTCATCAACGGCGGCTTCGGCACGCACCACATGCACCTGCACGGGCATCAGTTCTGGGTGGTGGCCGAGGACGGCAACCCGCTGCCGTACTACAAGCGCTGCAACACCATCCCCGTGACGCCGGGCAAGACCTTCGACCTCATCGTATACGGCGACAACCCCGGCTTCTGGGATTTCCACGACCACAACGAGCTGCAGGCGACCAACAACATGGTCTACCCGGGCGGCATGATCACCATGCTCGAGTACGAGGACATGGGCGAGCCGCCCTACGTCCCGTCCATCTCGATCAACCAATAG
- a CDS encoding porin: MKRYVSYAAGSLLLAAAGQASALEIDPHVPPQVDIGGRALVTGNWTDNGARDTELDLSDSSLLFGFSKYLFDDRNYGFANFGFKVPEDEAAVRSDLYLHQMHVGVGGPRYEVLLGRTQMPNTLVRFPTLRDDDLLEFTHVGNVFNHAGHAAEEYDLYGGLIQGTWFFPTQRLYASAAAVARTETDAEGDGRETSANFNSWNLELGYNVPEAIRFERGLRYLAVGWDRQEHDAGNQDAYLLGATFNLNNNPEASWNLDLQGIHTRGVDGVATLAEEVDRAQARSNAVVASLRYGHRPWLQTRWQAALTAAWKDYTEFDDATTWAVAPSFAYLLGRGVDLVAQYRYTDRDDGLGGGSEHRVYAGLVFSLDYTLNKHVGQRDSILMLEHDMVRDVGPRRGGH, translated from the coding sequence ATGAAACGTTATGTGAGCTACGCCGCGGGCAGCCTGCTGTTGGCCGCCGCGGGCCAGGCCTCGGCGCTGGAGATCGACCCGCACGTGCCGCCGCAGGTGGACATCGGCGGGCGCGCGCTGGTCACCGGCAACTGGACCGACAACGGCGCGCGCGACACCGAACTGGACCTGTCCGACTCCAGCCTGTTGTTCGGCTTCTCCAAATACCTGTTCGACGACCGCAACTACGGCTTCGCTAACTTCGGCTTCAAGGTCCCGGAGGACGAGGCGGCGGTGCGCTCAGATCTGTACCTGCACCAGATGCACGTGGGTGTGGGCGGGCCGCGCTACGAGGTGTTGCTCGGGCGCACGCAGATGCCCAACACCCTGGTGCGCTTCCCCACGCTGCGCGACGACGACCTGCTGGAGTTCACCCACGTCGGCAACGTGTTCAACCACGCCGGCCACGCGGCCGAGGAATACGACCTGTACGGCGGCCTGATTCAGGGCACTTGGTTCTTCCCCACGCAGCGCCTGTACGCCAGCGCCGCGGCGGTGGCGCGCACCGAGACCGATGCGGAGGGCGACGGGCGCGAGACCAGCGCGAACTTCAATAGCTGGAACCTCGAACTCGGCTACAACGTGCCCGAGGCGATCAGGTTCGAGCGCGGGCTACGTTACCTCGCTGTGGGCTGGGACCGCCAGGAGCACGACGCCGGCAATCAGGACGCGTACCTCCTCGGCGCGACCTTTAACCTCAACAACAACCCCGAGGCGAGCTGGAACCTGGATCTGCAGGGCATCCACACGCGCGGCGTCGACGGTGTGGCCACGCTGGCCGAGGAGGTCGATCGCGCACAGGCGCGCAGCAACGCGGTGGTCGCTTCGCTGCGCTACGGTCATCGGCCGTGGCTGCAGACACGCTGGCAGGCGGCGCTGACCGCGGCTTGGAAGGACTACACCGAGTTCGACGACGCGACCACCTGGGCGGTGGCGCCGAGCTTCGCCTATCTGCTCGGACGCGGTGTCGATCTGGTCGCCCAGTACCGATACACGGACCGCGACGACGGCTTGGGCGGCGGCAGCGAGCACCGCGTCTATGCGGGCTTGGTGTTCAGTCTCGACTACACGCTCAACAAGCACGTCGGCCAACGCGATTCGATCCTGATGTTGGAACACGACATGGTGCGCGACGTGGGTCCGCGCCGGGGAGGTCACTGA
- a CDS encoding CopD family protein, whose translation MVEPGGFAALAWVVTAAAYLTALAAAGGALFLLAFADLEPAHRRYVRRTTAGVALLAVLLTLLQLPIQAGFLGGGTFAAARDPMLVRLVVEGALGTAVGVRVLGLLLIATLVLGTGGLRWLAAVGALLVAVSFTQVGHSLSEPRWALAGLLGIHVLAAAFWIGALMPLHRISAADDRRRAGALLERFGRLAAWVVGALVLAGVGLAVLLLDDFSALFAEPYGQTLMVKVALVALLLGFAAHNKLRLSPAVARGSAVAAARLRTSIRWEVALVLGIVVVTAGMTTFTSPSGT comes from the coding sequence GTGGTCGAACCCGGCGGTTTTGCCGCCCTGGCTTGGGTAGTCACCGCGGCCGCCTACCTCACCGCGCTGGCGGCGGCCGGTGGCGCGCTGTTTCTGCTCGCGTTTGCCGACCTCGAGCCCGCCCATCGGCGCTATGTGCGCAGGACCACGGCGGGTGTGGCACTGCTTGCGGTGCTGCTTACGCTGTTGCAGCTGCCGATTCAGGCAGGCTTCCTCGGCGGCGGGACGTTCGCGGCGGCGCGCGATCCGATGCTCGTTCGGCTGGTCGTGGAAGGGGCGCTCGGGACGGCGGTCGGCGTGCGTGTGCTTGGTTTGCTGCTGATTGCCACCTTGGTGCTGGGAACAGGGGGCCTGCGGTGGCTGGCTGCGGTGGGCGCGCTGTTGGTGGCCGTGTCGTTCACGCAGGTGGGCCACAGCCTGAGCGAGCCACGCTGGGCGCTGGCCGGCCTGCTCGGCATCCATGTGCTGGCGGCCGCGTTCTGGATAGGGGCGCTGATGCCGCTGCACCGCATCAGCGCGGCCGATGATCGTCGCCGCGCCGGTGCGCTTCTGGAGCGCTTCGGGCGCCTCGCGGCGTGGGTGGTGGGCGCCCTGGTGCTGGCGGGGGTTGGTCTCGCCGTGCTGCTGCTCGACGACTTTTCGGCGCTGTTCGCGGAACCCTACGGCCAGACGCTGATGGTCAAGGTCGCGCTGGTGGCGCTCCTGTTGGGGTTCGCGGCCCACAACAAGCTGCGTCTGTCGCCGGCCGTTGCACGCGGTTCCGCGGTGGCGGCGGCGCGGCTGCGTACCTCGATCCGCTGGGAGGTGGCACTGGTGCTGGGGATCGTGGTTGTGACCGCCGGCATGACGACGTTCACCTCGCCGTCCGGTACATGA
- a CDS encoding Spy/CpxP family protein refolding chaperone: MMMHRMMTAGVLSVALAAAAPALLADQHGHDHAEPQAPQQQAPQQQAPDSAPGGMGMMGPGMGMMGHGMGMMGPGMGMMGHGMGMMGQDGMGMRGGRNLAAMLELTPEQQKQLREIRRDLHRQQWDPLGKLIEAREDLRELHQAERPDPAAIGEAHERAAQLERPVIEARVQARNEMHAVLTDEQREKLREMRRGMGGMEGVMGARGMMDHGMGSGMGMMGPDMGMPDLGVLLEGEAR, from the coding sequence ATGATGATGCACAGGATGATGACGGCTGGCGTGTTGAGTGTGGCGCTGGCGGCGGCTGCGCCCGCGCTGTTGGCGGATCAACACGGCCATGACCACGCCGAGCCCCAGGCGCCCCAGCAGCAAGCGCCCCAGCAGCAGGCGCCCGATAGCGCCCCGGGCGGTATGGGCATGATGGGCCCGGGCATGGGGATGATGGGCCACGGCATGGGCATGATGGGCCCGGGCATGGGGATGATGGGCCACGGCATGGGCATGATGGGCCAGGACGGCATGGGGATGAGGGGCGGTAGGAACCTCGCGGCCATGCTCGAATTGACCCCGGAGCAGCAGAAGCAGCTGCGCGAGATCCGGCGCGATCTGCATCGGCAGCAGTGGGACCCCTTGGGCAAGCTTATCGAGGCGCGTGAGGATCTGCGCGAGCTTCATCAGGCCGAGCGCCCGGATCCCGCCGCTATCGGCGAGGCGCACGAGCGGGCGGCGCAGTTGGAGCGGCCGGTGATCGAGGCGCGCGTGCAGGCGCGCAACGAGATGCATGCCGTGCTCACCGACGAGCAGCGCGAGAAGCTGCGGGAGATGCGGCGAGGCATGGGGGGCATGGAGGGCGTGATGGGTGCCAGAGGGATGATGGACCACGGCATGGGTTCCGGCATGGGCATGATGGGCCCCGACATGGGGATGCCCGACCTGGGGGTCCTGTTGGAGGGCGAGGCGCGCTGA
- a CDS encoding copper resistance protein CopC, with translation MKRQGRNYLGVGLVAALWLPMQLFAHALKTESEPADGAVVQGSPPVIAMSFDSPMRITSLVLRDADGEPIELARDDAMRPVTRVEARPPALAAGQYVVEWRGLAPDGHAMRDTFTFTVE, from the coding sequence ATGAAACGACAAGGCAGGAACTATTTGGGTGTCGGTTTGGTCGCGGCGCTGTGGTTGCCGATGCAGCTGTTCGCGCACGCGTTGAAGACCGAGAGCGAGCCCGCCGACGGCGCGGTGGTGCAGGGTTCGCCGCCCGTCATCGCAATGAGCTTCGACTCGCCGATGCGGATTACCAGCCTGGTGTTGCGGGATGCCGACGGAGAACCCATCGAGCTGGCGCGCGACGATGCAATGCGTCCGGTGACGCGGGTCGAGGCGCGCCCGCCCGCACTGGCTGCCGGCCAGTACGTGGTCGAGTGGCGCGGACTCGCGCCCGACGGGCATGCCATGCGCGACACCTTCACCTTCACGGTAGAGTAG
- a CDS encoding universal stress protein: MNLQRILCPVDFSRASEAAADYAAAIAQPLGATVGLVHAVYAEPAGSYGQNLDLDALYTAMRGEALSRMQRLQVRLGPSGVPTETILREGPVAQELQAAIGAWPADLVVMATHGRRGVRRWVLGSAALDLLQGLRVPLLTLGQAQEQQARSRLAHVVAAVDFPLAPQASVLEAAARFATLRGGRLTVLHVMHELGVGARRPYEEVLVDALAQRLAAALPDEVQGRVEVSVEPGRLGERVLDWAARENVDLLVLGARPREPQARLLAGATVERLLCAASCPVLTVPCGTAGASL; the protein is encoded by the coding sequence ATGAACCTCCAGCGCATCTTATGCCCGGTGGATTTCTCACGGGCGTCCGAAGCGGCGGCGGATTATGCCGCCGCTATCGCGCAGCCCCTCGGCGCCACCGTCGGCTTGGTCCATGCAGTGTACGCCGAGCCGGCTGGATCCTACGGCCAGAACTTGGATCTTGATGCCCTCTATACCGCGATGCGCGGTGAGGCGCTTTCGCGGATGCAGCGGCTGCAGGTGCGCCTGGGGCCGAGCGGCGTGCCTACCGAGACGATCCTGCGCGAGGGCCCGGTGGCGCAGGAGTTGCAGGCGGCGATCGGCGCTTGGCCGGCGGATCTGGTTGTCATGGCGACCCACGGGCGGCGCGGCGTGCGCCGATGGGTATTGGGTTCCGCCGCGCTGGACCTGCTACAGGGGCTGAGGGTGCCGCTGCTGACCCTGGGTCAAGCGCAAGAGCAGCAAGCGCGCAGCCGCTTGGCGCACGTGGTCGCGGCGGTGGATTTTCCACTCGCGCCGCAGGCGTCCGTGCTCGAGGCGGCGGCGCGCTTCGCGACGCTGCGTGGCGGTCGCCTCACGGTGCTGCACGTAATGCATGAGCTGGGCGTCGGCGCGCGTCGCCCTTACGAAGAGGTGCTGGTTGACGCACTGGCGCAGCGTTTGGCGGCGGCCTTGCCGGATGAGGTGCAGGGGCGGGTGGAGGTGTCGGTCGAGCCGGGGCGCCTTGGCGAACGCGTGCTCGACTGGGCGGCGCGCGAGAACGTCGATCTGTTGGTGTTGGGCGCGCGCCCCCGCGAACCCCAGGCTCGCTTGCTGGCGGGTGCGACGGTCGAGCGCCTGCTGTGCGCCGCATCCTGCCCGGTGCTGACCGTGCCCTGTGGCACGGCGGGAGCATCTCTTTAG
- a CDS encoding cytochrome c: protein MAGRGVRGLARNRSARTRARGNRETTLSKTLIWGAVVAGALLLAGCGQSEETASAPPAASGANQAQHAQQEAEFVPDLARGQSLFENNCVVCHGVRGSGTDQGPPLVHKVYEPSHHSDLAFFIAMRDGVRAHHWEFGDMPPVEGLEVEDMAQIIVYIRTLQREAGIF from the coding sequence ATGGCCGGACGAGGTGTACGCGGCCTGGCACGAAATCGATCAGCGCGCACGCGCGCGCGGGGAAACCGGGAGACGACATTGAGCAAGACACTTATCTGGGGCGCCGTGGTGGCGGGCGCGCTGCTGTTGGCGGGCTGCGGCCAGTCGGAGGAGACGGCGAGCGCACCGCCTGCGGCATCGGGTGCGAATCAGGCGCAACACGCGCAGCAGGAAGCCGAGTTCGTGCCCGATCTCGCGCGCGGCCAGAGCCTGTTCGAGAACAACTGCGTGGTGTGTCACGGCGTGCGGGGCAGCGGCACCGATCAGGGGCCGCCGCTGGTGCACAAGGTCTACGAGCCGAGTCACCATTCGGACCTCGCCTTCTTCATCGCCATGCGCGACGGCGTGCGCGCGCACCATTGGGAGTTCGGCGATATGCCGCCGGTCGAGGGCCTGGAGGTCGAGGATATGGCGCAGATCATCGTCTACATCCGCACGCTGCAGCGCGAGGCAGGCATATTTTGA
- a CDS encoding heavy metal translocating P-type ATPase: MNRSDAYAPASEPVAGTGQSVVELAVPGMGSDHCAGLITTSLRRLEGVYAVQTNVGSHKVSVRVDPGLVSAERVKAAVERTGYEVVGIATPEARPAAGQVRLTVPGMGSDHCAGLVRSSLERLPGIERIETNIAQHRVTVDFDAARTNSDALRTAVERAGYEVAAVEVGRVAPSPDAGEGVEERYLAQAWRRVWVAAVPASLIMVLMMVHMLWVPVPGYLAIVALLAFPVVFMEGGLATHRSAWRSLTNRTANMDVLISMGSAPPYLIGLIGFLYPMTSFIEMAATIMTFHMLGRYLETRAKGRASQAIKKLLTLGAKTATVLRDGREVEVPVADLHVGDLMRVRPGAKIPTDGEVVEGASHVDESIATGESVPVEKGPGQAVLGATLNKEGLLTLRATRVGADTFLSQVIRLVEQAQGSKVPIQEFADRVTGRFVPAVLLISLGSLGMWLLFADALRPVLVWGATFLPWVNPELSPLMVGILSAVAVLVIACPCALGLATPTAIMVGSGLGAERGVLIRSGEAIQSLKDIKVIVLDKTGTITKGEPSLTEVVAMEGFEEGEVLAAAAAVEAGSEHPLGQAIVQGARERGIEPAKVDAFRALTARGVQGRVNGRLVRVGSRRLLDEAGIALGELDAILTRLESEGKTAMLVAIEEGAAGIVAVADTLKPDSRAAIEALKTMGVHPVMITGDNERTARHVATQVGIDEVLAGVLPEGKVDAVRALQAKHGERVAMVGDGINDAPALKQANVGIAIGAGADVAIEAADVTLVRGELTKVVEAVRLSRSTFRKILQNLFWAWFYNVAAIPIAAVGLLHPMIGVIAMTTSSLSVIGNSLLLKRATLTERR, translated from the coding sequence ATGAACCGCAGTGACGCATACGCACCCGCTTCAGAACCCGTGGCTGGCACCGGCCAGAGCGTGGTCGAACTCGCCGTGCCGGGCATGGGCAGCGACCATTGCGCCGGGCTCATCACCACCTCCCTGCGGCGCCTGGAGGGCGTGTACGCGGTGCAGACCAATGTGGGCAGCCACAAGGTGAGCGTGCGGGTCGATCCGGGGCTGGTTAGCGCTGAGCGTGTCAAGGCGGCGGTGGAGCGGACCGGCTACGAAGTGGTGGGTATCGCGACCCCCGAGGCGCGCCCGGCCGCCGGACAGGTCCGGCTCACGGTCCCCGGCATGGGCAGCGACCACTGCGCGGGGCTGGTGCGCAGCTCCCTCGAGCGCTTGCCGGGCATCGAGCGTATCGAGACCAATATCGCGCAGCACCGCGTGACGGTGGACTTCGACGCCGCGCGGACGAACAGCGACGCACTCCGCACGGCGGTGGAGCGGGCCGGTTACGAGGTGGCCGCCGTCGAAGTAGGGCGGGTCGCGCCGAGCCCGGACGCCGGCGAGGGCGTGGAGGAGCGCTACCTTGCGCAAGCCTGGCGGCGCGTGTGGGTCGCCGCGGTGCCGGCCAGCCTGATCATGGTGCTGATGATGGTGCACATGTTGTGGGTGCCGGTGCCCGGTTACCTCGCCATCGTCGCGCTGCTCGCCTTCCCGGTGGTGTTCATGGAAGGTGGGCTGGCCACCCACCGCTCGGCCTGGCGCTCGCTCACCAACCGCACCGCCAACATGGATGTGCTGATCTCCATGGGCAGTGCACCGCCCTATCTCATTGGGCTCATCGGCTTTCTCTACCCGATGACCTCGTTTATCGAGATGGCGGCTACCATCATGACCTTCCACATGTTGGGCCGCTACCTGGAGACGCGCGCCAAGGGGCGGGCCTCGCAGGCCATCAAGAAGCTGCTCACACTGGGCGCCAAGACGGCAACGGTCCTGCGCGACGGGCGCGAGGTCGAGGTGCCGGTGGCCGACTTGCACGTCGGGGATCTGATGCGGGTGCGCCCGGGGGCCAAGATCCCCACCGACGGCGAGGTGGTGGAGGGCGCGAGTCATGTGGACGAATCCATCGCCACCGGCGAGTCCGTGCCGGTGGAGAAGGGGCCGGGGCAGGCCGTTCTGGGCGCCACCCTCAACAAGGAGGGGCTGCTCACGCTGCGCGCGACGCGCGTGGGCGCGGACACCTTTCTCTCGCAGGTGATCCGCCTGGTCGAGCAGGCCCAGGGCTCGAAGGTCCCGATCCAGGAGTTCGCCGATCGGGTCACCGGGCGCTTCGTTCCCGCGGTGTTGCTCATCAGCCTGGGCAGCCTGGGCATGTGGTTGCTGTTCGCGGACGCGCTGCGCCCGGTCCTGGTGTGGGGCGCGACGTTTCTGCCCTGGGTGAACCCCGAACTCAGCCCCTTGATGGTGGGCATTCTCTCCGCGGTCGCCGTACTGGTGATTGCCTGCCCTTGCGCATTGGGGCTGGCCACGCCGACCGCCATCATGGTCGGGTCCGGCCTCGGCGCCGAGCGCGGCGTGCTGATCCGTTCGGGTGAGGCTATTCAGTCGCTCAAGGACATCAAGGTCATCGTGCTCGACAAGACGGGCACCATCACCAAAGGGGAGCCTTCGCTCACCGAGGTGGTGGCGATGGAAGGCTTCGAGGAAGGGGAGGTGCTCGCCGCGGCCGCGGCGGTGGAGGCGGGCTCGGAACATCCGCTCGGTCAGGCGATCGTGCAGGGCGCGCGCGAGCGTGGCATCGAGCCGGCCAAGGTGGACGCGTTTCGCGCCCTCACTGCCCGCGGCGTCCAGGGCCGCGTGAACGGTCGCCTGGTGCGCGTCGGCAGCCGCCGCCTGCTCGACGAGGCGGGCATCGCCCTCGGGGAGCTCGACGCGATCCTCACGCGCCTGGAGAGCGAGGGCAAGACCGCCATGCTGGTGGCAATCGAGGAGGGCGCCGCCGGCATCGTGGCGGTGGCCGATACGCTCAAGCCCGACTCCCGCGCCGCCATCGAAGCTCTCAAGACGATGGGGGTGCACCCGGTGATGATCACCGGCGACAACGAGCGCACCGCGCGTCACGTGGCCACTCAGGTCGGCATCGACGAGGTGCTGGCGGGCGTGCTGCCCGAGGGCAAGGTCGATGCAGTGCGCGCCCTGCAGGCCAAGCATGGTGAACGGGTCGCCATGGTCGGTGATGGCATCAACGACGCACCGGCGCTCAAGCAGGCCAACGTGGGCATCGCCATCGGCGCGGGGGCGGATGTGGCCATCGAAGCCGCGGACGTCACGCTGGTGCGTGGCGAGTTGACCAAGGTGGTCGAGGCCGTGCGCCTGTCGCGCTCCACGTTTCGCAAGATCCTGCAGAACCTGTTCTGGGCCTGGTTCTACAACGTGGCGGCCATTCCGATTGCGGCGGTCGGCCTGCTCCACCCCATGATCGGCGTGATCGCCATGACCACCAGCTCGCTGTCGGTGATCGGCAACTCCTTGCTGCTCAAGCGCGCGACGCTCACCGAGCGACGATAA